In Pseudomonas alcaliphila JAB1, a single window of DNA contains:
- the phoR gene encoding phosphate regulon sensor histidine kinase PhoR, which translates to MRSIVNQDWRGAVVRRLLLLVGACLLLGFITGEYAWVLACGLAIHLGWTLSQLLRLHKWLREHKPDEPPPDGYGLWGEVFDSIYHLQRRNQKARGRLQAVIDRVQESTAALKDAVVMLDSQGNLEWWNRAAETLLGLKTPQDSGQQLANLVRDPRFKDYFERGNYADALEIPSPVNDRRRLQFHITRYGNREHLLLVRDVTRLYQLEQMRKDFVANVSHELRTPLTVIAGYLETLLDNVEAVNPRWLRALQQMQQQGARMQTLLNDLLLLAKLEATDYPSDNQPVAVDLMLLSIKNDAQALSGEQQHRISLEADPHLKLKGSEAELRSAFSNLVFNAVKYTPAGGDIRIRWWSDEKGAHLSVSDTGMGIEAKHLPRLTERFYRVDSSRASNTGGTGLGLAIVKHVLLRHRGNLEISSVPGKGSTFTCHFAPAQVVQRAR; encoded by the coding sequence ATGCGCTCCATCGTGAATCAAGACTGGCGTGGCGCCGTGGTGCGCCGCCTGTTGCTGCTGGTTGGCGCCTGCCTGCTGCTCGGTTTCATCACCGGTGAATATGCCTGGGTGCTGGCCTGCGGTCTGGCCATTCATCTGGGCTGGACCCTCAGCCAGCTGCTGCGCCTGCACAAGTGGTTGCGCGAGCACAAACCCGACGAGCCACCGCCGGATGGGTACGGTCTGTGGGGCGAGGTGTTCGACAGCATCTACCACCTGCAACGCCGCAACCAGAAGGCGCGTGGCCGCCTGCAGGCGGTGATCGACCGCGTGCAGGAGTCCACTGCCGCCCTCAAGGACGCCGTGGTGATGCTCGACAGCCAGGGCAATCTGGAATGGTGGAACCGTGCAGCCGAGACGCTGCTGGGCCTGAAAACCCCGCAGGACAGTGGTCAACAGTTGGCCAACCTGGTGCGCGACCCGCGTTTCAAGGACTACTTCGAGCGTGGCAACTATGCCGATGCCCTGGAGATTCCTTCACCAGTCAACGATCGCCGCCGCTTGCAGTTCCATATCACCCGCTACGGTAATCGCGAGCACCTGTTGCTGGTGCGTGACGTTACCCGTCTGTATCAGCTGGAGCAGATGCGCAAGGATTTCGTCGCCAACGTCTCCCATGAGCTGCGTACGCCGTTGACGGTGATCGCCGGCTATCTGGAGACGCTTCTGGACAACGTCGAGGCGGTCAATCCGCGCTGGCTGCGCGCACTGCAGCAGATGCAGCAACAGGGGGCGCGCATGCAGACCCTGCTCAACGATCTGCTCCTGTTAGCCAAGCTGGAAGCCACCGATTACCCGTCGGACAACCAGCCGGTGGCAGTCGATCTGATGCTGCTGTCGATCAAGAACGACGCCCAGGCATTGTCTGGTGAGCAACAGCACCGCATCAGCCTGGAGGCCGATCCGCATCTGAAGCTCAAGGGCAGTGAGGCGGAGCTGCGCAGCGCCTTCTCCAACCTGGTGTTCAACGCCGTGAAGTACACCCCGGCCGGAGGCGATATCCGTATTCGCTGGTGGTCTGACGAGAAGGGCGCACACCTGTCGGTCAGCGATACCGGTATGGGCATCGAGGCCAAGCACTTGCCGCGCCTGACCGAGCGCTTCTACCGGGTCGATTCGAGCCGTGCCAGCAATACCGGTGGCACCGGGCTGGGCCTGGCCATCGTCAAGCATGTGCTGCTGCGTCACCGTGGCAATCTGGAGATTAGCAGCGTTCCTGGCAAGGGCAGCACCTTCACCTGCCATTTCGCCCCGGCGCAGGTGGTGCAGCGTGCGCGCTGA
- a CDS encoding NAD(P) transhydrogenase subunit alpha translates to MDLISDGIYNLIIFVLAIYIGYHVVWNVTPALHTPLMAVTNAISAIVIVGAMLAAALTVTPLGKTMGTLAVALAAVNVFGGFLVTRRMLEMFKKKAPKAQAEKH, encoded by the coding sequence ATGGATCTGATTTCCGACGGCATCTACAACCTGATCATCTTCGTGCTGGCCATCTATATCGGCTACCACGTGGTGTGGAACGTCACCCCGGCCCTGCATACCCCGCTGATGGCCGTGACCAACGCCATCTCGGCGATCGTGATCGTCGGTGCCATGCTGGCTGCCGCGCTTACCGTCACCCCGCTGGGCAAGACCATGGGCACCCTGGCCGTGGCCCTCGCTGCGGTCAACGTGTTCGGCGGCTTCCTGGTAACCCGGCGCATGCTGGAAATGTTCAAGAAGAAGGCGCCGAAAGCGCAGGCGGAGAAGCACTGA
- a CDS encoding DUF1127 domain-containing protein, whose amino-acid sequence MERTLSSALLQTHSVASDKSAWLLRVIATLSLWQRRIVSRRQLARLDARLLADAGISENQRYVELQKPFWR is encoded by the coding sequence ATGGAACGTACCCTCAGTTCCGCCCTGCTTCAAACTCACAGCGTTGCCAGCGACAAATCGGCCTGGCTGCTCCGCGTTATCGCCACCCTCAGTCTGTGGCAGCGCCGCATCGTCAGCCGTCGTCAACTGGCTCGACTGGATGCCCGCCTGCTCGCTGACGCTGGCATTAGCGAAAATCAGCGTTACGTCGAACTGCAGAAGCCGTTCTGGCGTTAA
- a CDS encoding acyl-CoA dehydrogenase, whose product MAKASFNWIDPLLLDQQLTEEERMVRDSAQQFADDKLAPRVLEAFRHEQTDPKIFREMGETGLLGATIPEAYGGSGLNYVCYGLIAREVERIDSGYRSMMSVQSSLVMVPINEFGNEATKQKYLPKLASGEYIGCFGLTEPNHGSDPGSMVTRAKKVDGGYRLSGSKMWITNSPIADVFVVWAKDDAGEIRGFVLEKGWEGLSAPTIHGKVGLRASITGEIVMDNVFCPEENAFPDVRGLRGPFTCLNSARYGISWGALGAAEFCWHTARQYVLDRHQFGRPLAANQLIQKKLADMQTEITLALQGCLRLGRMKDEGTAAVEITSIMKRNSCGKALDIARMARDMLGGNGISDEFGIARHLVNLEVVNTYEGTHDVHALILGRAQTGIQAFF is encoded by the coding sequence ATGGCCAAGGCAAGCTTCAACTGGATCGACCCGCTGCTGCTCGATCAGCAACTGACCGAAGAAGAGCGCATGGTGCGTGATAGCGCCCAGCAGTTCGCTGACGACAAGCTGGCGCCCCGCGTGCTGGAAGCCTTCCGTCATGAGCAGACCGATCCGAAGATCTTCCGCGAAATGGGCGAAACCGGCTTGTTGGGTGCGACCATTCCTGAGGCCTATGGTGGCAGTGGCCTGAACTACGTGTGCTATGGCCTGATCGCCCGTGAAGTGGAGCGTATCGACTCCGGCTACCGCTCGATGATGAGCGTACAGTCCTCGCTGGTGATGGTGCCGATCAACGAGTTCGGTAATGAAGCGACCAAGCAGAAGTATCTGCCCAAGCTCGCAAGTGGCGAGTATATCGGTTGCTTCGGCCTGACCGAGCCGAACCACGGCTCCGATCCCGGCTCCATGGTCACGCGCGCCAAGAAGGTCGACGGCGGCTACCGCCTGAGCGGTAGCAAGATGTGGATCACCAACAGCCCGATTGCCGATGTCTTCGTGGTCTGGGCCAAGGACGATGCCGGCGAGATCCGTGGCTTTGTCCTGGAAAAGGGCTGGGAAGGCCTCTCCGCTCCGACGATTCACGGCAAGGTCGGCCTGCGCGCGTCGATCACCGGCGAGATCGTCATGGACAACGTGTTCTGCCCCGAAGAGAACGCCTTCCCGGATGTACGCGGCCTGCGCGGCCCGTTCACCTGCCTGAACTCCGCCCGTTACGGCATCAGCTGGGGCGCACTGGGCGCCGCCGAGTTCTGCTGGCACACCGCGCGCCAGTACGTGCTCGATCGCCACCAGTTCGGCCGGCCGCTGGCGGCTAATCAGCTGATCCAGAAGAAGCTGGCCGACATGCAGACCGAAATCACCTTGGCTCTACAAGGCTGCCTGCGCCTCGGACGAATGAAGGACGAAGGCACTGCAGCGGTGGAAATCACCTCGATCATGAAGCGCAACAGCTGCGGCAAGGCGCTGGATATCGCCCGCATGGCGCGCGACATGCTCGGTGGTAACGGCATCAGCGACGAGTTCGGCATTGCCCGTCACCTGGTCAACCTTGAAGTGGTCAATACCTACGAGGGCACCCATGACGTGCATGCGCTGATCCTCGGTCGCGCGCAGACCGGCATCCAGGCGTTCTTCTGA
- the phoB gene encoding phosphate regulon transcriptional regulator PhoB, producing MVGKNILIVDDEAPIREMIAVALEMAGYECLEAENTQQAHAVIVDRKPDLILLDWMLPGTSGIELARRLKRDELTSDIPIIMLTAKGEEDNKIQGLEVGADDYITKPFSPRELVARLKAVLRRAGPSDSEAPIEVGGLLLDPISHRVTIDGKPAEMGPTEYRLLQFFMTHQERAYTRGQLLDQVWGGNVYVEERTVDVHIRRLRKALGDAYENLVQTVRGTGYRFSTKG from the coding sequence ATGGTTGGCAAGAACATCCTGATCGTCGATGACGAAGCACCGATCCGCGAGATGATTGCGGTGGCCCTGGAGATGGCCGGTTACGAGTGCCTGGAGGCGGAGAATACCCAGCAGGCCCACGCCGTGATCGTCGACCGTAAACCCGATCTGATCCTGCTCGACTGGATGCTGCCCGGCACCAGCGGCATCGAACTGGCCCGGCGGCTCAAGCGTGACGAACTGACCAGCGATATCCCGATCATCATGCTCACCGCCAAGGGTGAAGAGGACAACAAGATCCAGGGCCTGGAAGTCGGCGCCGACGACTACATCACCAAGCCCTTCTCGCCGCGTGAGCTGGTGGCCCGCCTCAAGGCCGTGCTGCGCCGTGCCGGGCCCAGCGACAGCGAGGCGCCGATCGAGGTCGGCGGGCTGCTGCTCGATCCCATCAGCCACCGTGTGACCATCGATGGCAAACCGGCCGAGATGGGCCCGACCGAATATCGCCTGCTGCAGTTTTTCATGACCCATCAGGAGCGTGCCTACACCCGCGGCCAGTTGCTCGACCAGGTCTGGGGCGGCAACGTCTACGTCGAGGAGCGTACCGTCGACGTGCATATCCGCCGTCTGCGCAAGGCGCTCGGTGATGCGTACGAAAACCTGGTACAAACCGTGCGCGGGACTGGGTATCGTTTCTCCACCAAAGGCTGA
- a CDS encoding Re/Si-specific NAD(P)(+) transhydrogenase subunit alpha, producing the protein MHIGVPLETHAGETRVAATPETIKKLVGQGHQVTVQAGAGISASIPDSAYEAAGATIGNDAAAFGADLVLKVVAPTDAELSHMRAGAVLVGMLNPFCNETIARMNARGVTAFALEAAPRTSRAQSLDVLSSQANIAGYKAVLLAAHHYPRFMPMLMTAAGTVKAARILILGAGVAGLQAIATAKRLGAVIEASDVRPAVKEQIESLGAKFVDVPFETDEERECAQGVGGYARPMPQSWMERQAKAVHERAKQADIVITTALIPGRKAPTLLHEATVTEMKPGSVVIDLAAAQGGNCPLTEADKVVVKHGVTLVGHTNLAALVPADASALYARNLLDFLKLVIDKEGQFQLNLEDDIVAACLMCNAGEVVRKNG; encoded by the coding sequence GTGCACATCGGTGTTCCTCTCGAAACCCATGCCGGGGAGACGCGGGTTGCCGCGACCCCCGAGACCATCAAGAAGCTCGTCGGCCAAGGTCATCAGGTGACCGTCCAGGCCGGCGCCGGCATCAGCGCCAGCATTCCAGACAGCGCTTACGAGGCTGCTGGCGCGACCATTGGCAACGACGCTGCCGCGTTTGGCGCAGACCTCGTGCTCAAGGTGGTCGCACCGACCGACGCCGAGCTCTCTCATATGAGAGCCGGAGCAGTGTTGGTTGGCATGCTCAACCCGTTCTGCAACGAGACCATCGCGCGCATGAATGCTCGCGGCGTCACTGCCTTCGCTCTGGAGGCCGCACCGCGCACCTCCCGCGCGCAAAGCCTGGACGTACTGAGCTCGCAGGCCAATATCGCCGGCTACAAGGCCGTGCTGCTGGCAGCCCATCACTATCCACGCTTTATGCCGATGCTGATGACTGCTGCTGGCACCGTTAAGGCCGCGCGCATTTTGATTCTCGGTGCCGGCGTTGCCGGTCTGCAGGCCATCGCCACGGCCAAGCGCCTGGGTGCGGTGATCGAGGCCTCCGATGTGCGTCCGGCAGTCAAGGAGCAGATCGAGTCGCTCGGCGCCAAGTTCGTCGACGTGCCTTTCGAGACCGATGAAGAGCGTGAATGCGCCCAAGGCGTGGGCGGTTATGCCCGACCGATGCCGCAGTCCTGGATGGAACGTCAGGCCAAGGCCGTGCACGAGCGCGCCAAGCAGGCCGATATCGTCATCACCACTGCGCTGATTCCGGGCCGTAAGGCACCGACCTTGCTGCATGAAGCCACCGTCACCGAGATGAAGCCTGGCTCCGTAGTGATCGACCTTGCAGCTGCGCAAGGCGGCAACTGCCCGCTGACCGAGGCCGACAAGGTAGTGGTCAAGCATGGCGTGACCCTGGTCGGCCACACCAACCTGGCTGCACTGGTGCCGGCAGACGCTTCCGCCCTGTACGCACGCAACCTGCTGGACTTCCTCAAGCTGGTGATCGACAAGGAAGGCCAGTTCCAACTCAACCTCGAAGACGACATCGTCGCGGCCTGCCTGATGTGCAATGCCGGCGAAGTCGTGCGCAAGAACGGCTAA
- a CDS encoding DUF1127 domain-containing protein — MDRTHEPLSQLAYGKSLHWLGLYSTLRYWQRNRRTRRQLALLNEQQLADAGISTAQREQELAKPFWR; from the coding sequence ATGGACCGCACTCACGAACCACTCTCGCAACTTGCATACGGCAAGTCCCTGCACTGGCTCGGCCTCTACTCGACGCTGCGTTACTGGCAGCGCAACCGCCGTACCCGTCGCCAGCTTGCCTTGCTCAATGAGCAACAACTGGCTGACGCCGGCATCAGCACAGCTCAGCGTGAGCAGGAACTGGCCAAGCCCTTCTGGCGCTGA
- the ubiA gene encoding 4-hydroxybenzoate octaprenyltransferase, with protein sequence MYTRLLQSTTRLHPRAWDFIQLMRLDKPIGIYLLLWPTLWALWVAAEGVPSAKNLFIFVAGVILMRAAGCVINDYADRNFDGHVSRTRARPLASGKIKPREALVLFAVLVAMSFVLVLFTNATTIWLSFGGLALAACYPFMKRYTFYPQVVLGAAFSWGMPMAFTAETGSLPPEAWLLYIANLLWTVAYDTYYAMADREDDLKIGVKSTAILFGDADRLIIVILQGLALLCLLLAGARFELGLYFHLGLLVAAACFAWEYHSTRTRDPQACFKAFLHNHWAGLAIFVGLVADYALR encoded by the coding sequence ATGTACACCCGCCTGCTGCAATCGACCACCCGCCTGCACCCGCGCGCCTGGGACTTCATTCAGCTGATGCGCCTGGACAAGCCCATCGGCATCTATCTGCTGTTGTGGCCGACCTTGTGGGCGCTGTGGGTGGCAGCCGAAGGCGTGCCGAGCGCGAAGAACCTGTTCATCTTCGTCGCTGGCGTGATCCTGATGCGCGCCGCCGGCTGCGTGATCAACGACTACGCCGACCGCAACTTCGACGGTCACGTCAGCCGCACCAGGGCGCGTCCGCTGGCCAGCGGCAAGATCAAGCCACGCGAGGCGCTGGTGCTGTTCGCCGTGCTGGTGGCGATGAGTTTCGTGCTGGTGCTGTTCACTAATGCCACCACCATCTGGCTGTCCTTCGGTGGCCTGGCGCTGGCAGCCTGCTACCCCTTCATGAAGCGCTACACCTTCTACCCGCAGGTGGTGCTCGGCGCGGCATTCTCCTGGGGCATGCCAATGGCCTTTACCGCCGAGACCGGCAGCTTGCCACCAGAAGCCTGGCTGCTGTACATCGCCAACCTGCTGTGGACCGTGGCCTACGACACCTACTACGCCATGGCTGACCGTGAGGACGATCTGAAGATCGGGGTGAAATCCACCGCCATCCTCTTCGGCGACGCCGACCGCCTGATTATCGTCATCCTCCAGGGCCTGGCGCTGCTCTGCCTGCTGCTGGCTGGCGCACGTTTCGAGCTGGGCCTTTACTTCCACCTCGGTCTGCTGGTGGCCGCCGCCTGCTTCGCCTGGGAATACCACAGCACCCGCACCCGAGACCCGCAGGCGTGCTTCAAGGCCTTCCTGCACAACCACTGGGCGGGACTGGCGATCTTCGTCGGCCTGGTCGCCGACTACGCGCTGCGCTGA
- a CDS encoding CaiB/BaiF CoA-transferase family protein, with translation MSGALSHIRVLDLSRVLAGPWAGQIFGDLGAEVIKVERPGSGDDTRHWGPPYIKDAEGNDSREAAYFQSANRNKQSLTLDFTQPEGQRLVRELVAQCDVLLENFKVGGLAAYGLDYESLKAINPRLIYCSITGFGQSGPYAKRAGYDFMIQGLGGLMSLTGRPEGEEGAGPMKVGVALTDILTGLYATVGVLAALNQREQSGVGQHIDVALLDVQVACLANQAMNYLATGVSPKRLGNAHPNIVPYQDFPSADGNFILAVGNDGQFRKFCEVAGIANLADDPRFVTNKARVAHRAELIPLLRQATVFKTTAQWIEQLEKAGVPCGPINDLQQVFADPQVQARGLRLDLPNALGSSTPQVASPLRLSATPVAYRSAPPLLGQHTEALLQRLLGMSETQIAELREAGVI, from the coding sequence ATGTCCGGTGCACTGTCTCATATCCGCGTGCTTGATCTATCTCGCGTGCTAGCTGGCCCTTGGGCCGGACAAATATTCGGTGACCTCGGTGCTGAGGTGATCAAAGTCGAGCGTCCGGGCTCGGGCGACGACACCCGGCACTGGGGGCCTCCTTATATAAAGGATGCCGAGGGTAATGACTCGCGTGAGGCAGCCTACTTTCAAAGTGCCAACCGCAACAAGCAGTCGCTGACCCTGGATTTCACCCAGCCCGAAGGCCAGCGCCTGGTGCGTGAGTTGGTCGCGCAGTGCGATGTGCTGCTGGAGAACTTCAAGGTTGGTGGCCTGGCGGCCTATGGCCTGGATTACGAGTCGCTGAAGGCGATCAACCCGCGTCTGATCTACTGCTCCATCACCGGCTTCGGTCAGAGCGGCCCCTATGCCAAGCGTGCCGGCTATGACTTCATGATCCAGGGCCTCGGCGGTCTGATGAGTCTGACTGGGCGCCCGGAAGGCGAGGAGGGTGCCGGCCCGATGAAGGTCGGCGTGGCGCTGACCGATATCCTCACTGGTCTCTACGCGACTGTGGGTGTGCTGGCCGCGCTGAATCAGCGTGAGCAATCCGGTGTGGGTCAGCATATAGATGTGGCCTTGCTTGATGTGCAGGTCGCCTGCCTGGCCAATCAGGCCATGAACTACCTGGCGACAGGTGTATCACCCAAGCGCCTGGGCAATGCCCATCCCAATATCGTGCCCTACCAGGATTTCCCCAGTGCCGATGGCAACTTCATCCTTGCGGTGGGTAACGATGGGCAGTTCCGTAAGTTCTGCGAAGTGGCGGGTATTGCGAACCTTGCCGATGACCCGCGCTTTGTCACTAACAAGGCCCGGGTTGCCCATCGTGCCGAGCTGATCCCGCTGCTGCGCCAGGCCACGGTATTCAAGACCACCGCGCAGTGGATCGAGCAGCTGGAAAAGGCCGGCGTGCCCTGTGGGCCGATCAACGATCTGCAGCAGGTGTTCGCCGACCCTCAGGTACAGGCGCGAGGTTTGCGTCTCGACCTGCCTAATGCCCTGGGCAGCAGTACGCCGCAGGTCGCCAGTCCGCTGCGCCTGTCTGCGACGCCAGTGGCCTATCGTTCGGCTCCGCCACTGCTGGGCCAGCACACCGAAGCCCTGCTGCAGAGATTGCTGGGCATGAGTGAAACGCAGATTGCCGAGCTGCGCGAGGCAGGGGTGATCTGA
- a CDS encoding LysR family transcriptional regulator — MRRKIPSTAALVAFESAARHQSFTKAADELNLTQSAICRQIGGLESFLNVELFRRSRRGVVLTEAGVAYSRKVAAQLDAVERDTLALMGNQGTTSIELAVVPTFGTQWLLPRLRAFQQLHPEVTVHLTNRTRPFLFADTHFDAAIYYGDAEWSGTEAHFLMHEHLLPVCSPALLGDAPVDAESIANLPLLQQTTRPYAWRQWFAAQGMNVARDMTGPRLELFSMLAQAAQHEMGIALIPPFLIQRELEEGSLVIALDRAVPNNDRAYYLMVPERKAESAALKAFRDWLLAQADAYRGA, encoded by the coding sequence ATGCGTCGCAAGATACCCAGCACCGCTGCCCTGGTCGCCTTCGAATCCGCCGCTCGCCACCAAAGCTTCACCAAGGCCGCCGACGAGCTGAACCTGACGCAGAGCGCGATCTGCAGGCAGATCGGCGGACTGGAGAGCTTTCTCAATGTCGAACTGTTTCGCCGCTCCCGGCGCGGCGTCGTGCTGACCGAAGCGGGCGTCGCCTACAGTCGCAAGGTGGCAGCGCAACTCGATGCAGTGGAACGCGACACCCTGGCACTGATGGGCAACCAGGGCACCACCAGCATCGAGCTGGCGGTGGTACCGACCTTTGGCACGCAGTGGCTGTTGCCACGTTTGCGTGCCTTTCAGCAGCTGCACCCGGAGGTGACGGTGCACCTGACCAACCGCACACGCCCCTTCCTGTTCGCCGACACTCACTTCGATGCCGCCATTTATTATGGTGACGCCGAATGGTCGGGCACCGAAGCCCATTTCCTGATGCACGAACATCTGCTGCCGGTGTGCAGCCCGGCGCTGCTGGGCGATGCCCCAGTCGACGCCGAAAGCATCGCCAACTTGCCACTGCTGCAGCAGACCACACGCCCCTATGCCTGGCGCCAGTGGTTCGCCGCCCAAGGCATGAATGTGGCCCGCGACATGACCGGCCCGCGACTTGAACTGTTTTCCATGCTGGCGCAGGCCGCTCAACATGAGATGGGCATCGCCCTGATCCCACCCTTTCTGATCCAGCGCGAACTGGAAGAGGGCAGCCTGGTGATTGCCCTCGACCGCGCCGTACCAAACAACGACCGCGCCTATTATCTGATGGTGCCGGAACGCAAGGCCGAGTCAGCGGCACTGAAGGCCTTTCGAGACTGGCTCCTGGCTCAGGCCGATGCCTACCGAGGCGCATGA
- a CDS encoding flagellar biosynthetic protein FliQ — MVAHAVYITGIIVCVLVVPSLLGGLLVSIFQAATQINEQMLSFLPRLLITLAMLLFAGHWILRTLGDLFIETFKQAGHLVG, encoded by the coding sequence CTGGTGGCTCACGCGGTCTATATCACCGGCATCATCGTCTGCGTGCTGGTGGTGCCGAGCCTGCTCGGCGGCCTCTTGGTGAGCATTTTCCAGGCTGCCACGCAGATCAATGAACAGATGCTCAGCTTCCTCCCGCGCCTGCTGATCACCCTGGCCATGCTGCTGTTCGCCGGCCACTGGATCCTGCGCACGCTGGGGGATCTGTTCATCGAAACCTTCAAGCAGGCCGGGCATCTGGTGGGCTGA
- a CDS encoding NAD(P)(+) transhydrogenase (Re/Si-specific) subunit beta — MSMNLITVLYLVASVCFIQALKGLSHPTSSRRGNVFGMVGMGIAIVTTVGLIHKLGSELAVQGLGFVIAGLLVGGSIGTVMAKRVEMTKMPELVAFMHSMIGLAAVCIAIAAVAEPQSLGIVAGMADPIPAGNRLELFLGAAIGAITFSGSVIAFGKLSGKYKFRLFQGAPVVFKGQHLLNLAVGLAILGLGLVYTFTGDITSFAILVALAFVIGVLIIIPIGGADMPVVVSMLNSYSGWAAAGIGFSLNNSMLIVAGSLVGSSGAILSYIMCKAMNRSFFNVILGGFGADADAGAASGSQEQRSVKSGSSDDAAFLLTNADTVVIVPGYGLAVARAQHALMELAEKLTHRGVTVKYAIHPVAGRMPGHMNVLLAEAEVPYEQVFEMEDINSEFGQTDVVLVLGANDVVNPAAKNDPKSPIAGMPILEAYKAKTVIVNKRSMASGYAGLDNELFYMDKTMMVFGDAKKVIEDMVKAVE, encoded by the coding sequence ATGAGCATGAACCTGATCACTGTTCTCTACCTCGTCGCCTCGGTGTGCTTCATCCAGGCGCTCAAGGGCCTGTCGCACCCGACTTCGTCGCGACGCGGCAATGTCTTCGGCATGGTCGGCATGGGCATCGCCATCGTCACCACGGTCGGCCTGATCCACAAGCTGGGCAGCGAACTGGCCGTGCAGGGCCTGGGCTTCGTCATCGCCGGCCTGCTGGTCGGCGGCAGCATCGGCACTGTCATGGCCAAGCGCGTGGAAATGACCAAGATGCCGGAGCTGGTCGCTTTCATGCACAGCATGATCGGCCTGGCGGCAGTGTGCATTGCCATTGCCGCGGTGGCCGAACCACAGTCTCTGGGCATCGTCGCCGGCATGGCCGACCCGATCCCGGCCGGTAACCGCCTGGAACTGTTCCTCGGTGCAGCCATCGGCGCCATCACCTTTTCCGGGTCGGTGATTGCCTTCGGCAAGCTGTCGGGCAAGTACAAGTTCCGCCTGTTCCAGGGCGCGCCGGTGGTCTTCAAGGGCCAGCACCTGCTCAACCTGGCCGTCGGGCTGGCCATTCTCGGTCTGGGCCTGGTCTACACCTTCACCGGTGACATCACCTCGTTCGCCATCCTGGTGGCGCTGGCGTTCGTCATCGGCGTGCTGATCATCATCCCTATCGGCGGCGCCGACATGCCGGTGGTGGTGTCGATGCTCAACAGCTACTCGGGCTGGGCAGCTGCCGGTATCGGCTTCTCGCTGAACAACTCGATGCTGATCGTCGCCGGTTCCCTGGTCGGCTCTTCGGGCGCCATCCTCTCGTACATCATGTGCAAGGCGATGAACCGTTCGTTCTTCAACGTCATCCTCGGTGGCTTCGGCGCCGATGCAGATGCCGGTGCAGCCAGCGGCAGCCAGGAGCAGCGCAGCGTCAAGTCGGGCTCTTCCGACGACGCCGCCTTCCTGCTGACCAACGCCGACACCGTGGTCATCGTGCCCGGTTACGGCCTGGCCGTGGCGCGTGCCCAGCATGCACTGATGGAACTGGCCGAGAAGCTGACTCATCGCGGCGTGACCGTGAAGTATGCGATCCATCCGGTCGCCGGGCGTATGCCTGGCCACATGAACGTACTGCTGGCCGAGGCCGAGGTGCCGTACGAGCAGGTGTTCGAGATGGAGGACATCAACTCCGAGTTCGGTCAGACCGACGTGGTGCTGGTGCTGGGTGCCAACGACGTGGTCAACCCGGCGGCGAAGAACGATCCGAAGTCGCCGATCGCTGGTATGCCGATCCTCGAGGCCTACAAAGCCAAGACCGTGATCGTCAACAAGCGCTCGATGGCCAGCGGCTACGCGGGCCTGGACAACGAACTGTTTTACATGGACAAGACCATGATGGTCTTCGGCGACGCCAAGAAGGTGATCGAGGACATGGTCAAGGCTGTGGAATAA
- a CDS encoding chorismate lyase, translated as MPHAALTHPPRWLTNAQLHPQPCAGVRDWLFNEDSLTRRLTALSADGFSVTPLQEGWQRLRADECALLGVADGSQGWVREVYLRGHGQPWVFARSVAARSVLEGSGLNLAELGSRSLGELLFSDRAFDRGELQACRYPAAWLPAEVREERLWARRSCFSRGALGVLVAEVFLPDFWRAAGIET; from the coding sequence GTGCCTCACGCCGCTCTCACCCATCCGCCGCGCTGGCTGACCAATGCCCAACTGCATCCGCAGCCTTGTGCCGGTGTGCGCGACTGGCTGTTCAACGAGGATTCGCTGACCCGGCGCTTGACTGCGCTGTCCGCTGACGGCTTTTCGGTAACGCCGCTGCAGGAAGGCTGGCAGCGTCTGCGCGCGGACGAGTGCGCGTTGCTCGGTGTGGCCGATGGCAGCCAGGGCTGGGTGCGCGAGGTGTACCTGCGCGGTCATGGGCAGCCCTGGGTGTTCGCCCGTAGCGTTGCCGCGCGCAGCGTGCTGGAGGGTTCCGGGCTGAATCTGGCGGAGCTGGGCAGTCGCTCGCTGGGTGAGCTGCTATTCAGTGACCGGGCCTTCGATCGCGGCGAGTTGCAGGCCTGCCGCTATCCGGCGGCCTGGCTGCCGGCAGAGGTTCGCGAAGAGCGCCTGTGGGCGCGGCGCTCGTGCTTCAGCCGGGGGGCGCTTGGTGTATTGGTGGCCGAGGTGTTTCTGCCGGACTTCTGGCGGGCTGCGGGTATCGAGACGTAG